One Pectinophora gossypiella chromosome 25, ilPecGoss1.1, whole genome shotgun sequence DNA window includes the following coding sequences:
- the LOC126378184 gene encoding uncharacterized oxidoreductase TM_0325-like, with the protein MDFSGKVVIVTGGSSGIGAATAKLFASAGALLTIVGRNEQRLLEVAGKCKEFQGNQPLCILLDLTLDGSCEEVIRKTVETHGKIDVLVNSAGQILCTSIFDNTMENFDELIAIKLRVPYKITQLCVPHLKKTRGNVVNVIAAPMRVLPGFLTSSMIRDAMERFTKAAGLELATEGIRMNAVRPGITRTNMLADLNIHNINETYDKIAQMLPSKVIIEPEEIARMILFVASDTCPNLNAANLILDGAASVF; encoded by the coding sequence GTATAGGAGCGGCGACAGCTAAACTATTCGCGAGTGCCGGCGCCCTACTTACTATAGTAGGACGAAACGAACAAAGACTCCTAGAAGTAGCTGGAAAATGCAAGGAATTTCAAGGAAACCAACCCCTCTGCATACTCTTAGACCTAACGCTTGACGGATCTTGCGAAGAAGTCATACGAAAAACCGTTGAAACACACGGCAAAATAGATGTTTTAGTAAACTCAGCCGGACAGATCCTGTGCACGTCAATATTTGACAATACAATGGAAAATTTCGACGAACTGATCGCTATAAAGCTACGCGTGCCTTATAAAATAACGCAATTATGCGTCCCACATCTGAAGAAGACCAGAGGAAACGTTGTGAACGTCATCGCGGCTCCCATGAGAGTTTTACCAGGCTTTCTTACCAGTTCAATGATAAGAGATGCAATGGAGCGGTTCACGAAAGCAGCAGGTTTAGAACTAGCGACTGAGGGTATCAGGATGAATGCTGTGAGACCTGGGATTACCAGAACGAATATGTTAGCAGAtcttaatatacataatataaacgagACTTACGATAAAATAGCTCAGATGTTGCCAAGTAAGGTTATTATAGAGCCTGAGGAAATAGCTAGGATGATTCTGTTTGTCGCTAGCGATACTTGTCCGAATTTGAACGCTGCTAACTTGATACTTGATGGTGCTGCTTCGGTATTTTAA